One genomic segment of Egibacteraceae bacterium includes these proteins:
- the lnt gene encoding apolipoprotein N-acyltransferase, whose amino-acid sequence MLLALGGGALLFAGHPPLGWGPVGLVALVPLLALARDVAGDRRPGRTGLGWGLLAGVAFFTPLVYWISLVEPIALPLLVLIQAVTVAAFVGGLAVWGDRPWRPLAAVVWWVALEAVRSAAPWGGFPWGVLGYTQHDGGLILPLARTFGVLGVSAACALVAVAVEEGVERLRGLARDGPSLGSLGSLGEAGFAAVRAPLVAVLVLLAAAVVLGGDPPADAGRTLDVAAVQGNDIVDTRSLTRSRVVEVAERMTGLTVALARDGAMPDVVVWPENALDADVTDGASQLAGVIRPALDALDGTPLLAGMLRTVDGRDYNTMAELRDGPALGDVYAKRSLVPFGEYVPLREYLGWVPPLERASNFAAGGDPGVFNVGGARLATVICFENNFPELTRSQVREGAELLVVSTNNASFGRTPASSQHLAFSQLRAVESGRWVVHAGLSGISAVIDPEGRVSHRTELFEQAVVRAELPLVAADTPFTRFGDVVGPVAMAAAALAALGLAVAGGIAQWRRRYPPD is encoded by the coding sequence GTGCTGCTCGCGTTGGGCGGCGGCGCGCTGCTCTTCGCCGGGCACCCGCCCCTCGGCTGGGGGCCGGTGGGCCTGGTGGCCCTCGTCCCGCTGCTCGCCCTGGCCCGCGACGTGGCCGGCGACCGGCGTCCGGGACGGACCGGCCTCGGATGGGGGCTGCTCGCCGGCGTGGCGTTCTTCACGCCGCTCGTCTACTGGATCTCCCTCGTCGAGCCGATCGCGCTGCCGCTGCTCGTGCTCATCCAGGCCGTCACGGTGGCGGCCTTCGTCGGCGGGCTGGCCGTATGGGGGGACCGCCCCTGGCGTCCCCTGGCCGCCGTCGTCTGGTGGGTGGCTCTCGAGGCCGTCCGCAGCGCCGCGCCCTGGGGCGGGTTCCCGTGGGGCGTGCTCGGCTACACCCAGCACGACGGCGGCCTTATCCTGCCGCTCGCGCGCACCTTCGGGGTCCTCGGGGTGAGCGCCGCCTGCGCGCTCGTGGCGGTGGCCGTGGAGGAGGGCGTCGAACGGCTGCGCGGTCTCGCGCGTGACGGGCCTTCCCTCGGCTCCCTCGGCTCCCTCGGTGAAGCCGGGTTCGCGGCGGTGCGCGCTCCTCTCGTCGCCGTGCTCGTGCTACTCGCGGCGGCGGTGGTGCTCGGCGGCGACCCGCCCGCCGACGCCGGGCGCACGCTCGACGTCGCGGCCGTCCAGGGCAACGACATCGTCGACACGCGGTCGTTGACCCGCAGCCGCGTCGTCGAGGTCGCCGAGCGGATGACGGGGCTGACGGTGGCGCTCGCCCGCGACGGCGCGATGCCCGACGTGGTCGTGTGGCCGGAGAACGCGCTGGACGCCGACGTCACCGACGGCGCGTCCCAGCTCGCCGGCGTCATCCGCCCGGCGCTCGACGCCCTCGACGGCACCCCGCTGCTCGCCGGGATGCTCCGCACCGTCGACGGGCGCGACTACAACACCATGGCGGAGCTCCGCGACGGACCGGCTCTCGGGGACGTCTACGCCAAGCGCTCCCTCGTGCCCTTCGGCGAGTACGTCCCCCTCCGGGAGTACCTCGGGTGGGTTCCCCCCCTGGAGCGGGCGAGCAACTTCGCCGCCGGCGGCGACCCCGGGGTGTTCAACGTCGGGGGTGCGCGACTCGCCACGGTCATCTGCTTCGAGAACAACTTCCCCGAGCTCACCCGCAGCCAGGTGCGTGAGGGAGCCGAGCTGCTCGTCGTCTCGACGAACAACGCGAGCTTCGGGCGCACGCCGGCGAGCAGCCAGCATCTCGCCTTCAGCCAGCTCCGCGCGGTCGAATCGGGGCGGTGGGTGGTCCACGCCGGCCTGAGCGGCATCTCCGCGGTCATCGACCCGGAGGGCCGGGTCAGCCACCGCACCGAGTTGTTCGAGCAGGCGGTCGTCCGGGCCGAGCTGCCGCTCGTCGCCGCCGACACGCCCTTCACCCGCTTCGGCGACGTGGTCGGGCCCGTGGCCATGGCCGCAGCCGCCCTGGCGGCCCTGGGGCTAGCGGTCGCCGGGGGCATCGCGCAATGGCGGAGGCGGTACCCACCCGATTAG
- a CDS encoding acyl carrier protein — MSAVYDRVKELLVDKFGVPEDEVTPEATFEELDLDSLDLVEFALAAEEELGVRISDEEAEDLETLQDTVKLLESKGATV; from the coding sequence ATGTCCGCCGTCTACGACCGCGTGAAGGAGCTGCTCGTCGACAAGTTCGGCGTGCCCGAGGACGAGGTGACACCCGAGGCCACCTTCGAGGAGCTCGACCTCGACTCGCTCGACCTCGTCGAGTTCGCCCTCGCCGCCGAGGAGGAGCTCGGTGTGCGCATCAGCGACGAGGAGGCCGAGGACCTGGAGACCCTCCAGGACACGGTGAAGCTGCTCGAGTCGAAGGGCGCGACGGTTTGA
- a CDS encoding inositol monophosphatase family protein, with the protein MTPDVTDLLAFAEELADAADRLTMAHFGGPVAVVAKPDGSPVTEADRGVEAALRARIAATYPDHAILGEEEGGALDPATPTWVLDPIDGTANFLRGVPVFATLIALVHDGRVLIGMASAPAMGERWDAAAGRGARRNGQPVGVSAVDALRDAHVLHGGLDWFRRSPALWNLLGRLADASWRTRGFGDFWMHLLVAGGMADVALERDLKVWDVAALECIVTEAGGRLTAWDGGSALADATGAVLSTNGLLHPVVEDLLAVATGSA; encoded by the coding sequence GTGACGCCGGACGTCACCGACCTGCTCGCCTTCGCCGAGGAGCTCGCCGACGCGGCCGACCGGCTCACCATGGCGCACTTCGGTGGCCCCGTCGCGGTGGTGGCCAAGCCGGACGGCTCACCGGTGACGGAGGCCGACCGCGGCGTGGAGGCTGCCCTGCGGGCGCGCATCGCGGCGACCTATCCCGACCACGCGATCCTCGGCGAGGAGGAGGGCGGGGCGCTCGACCCCGCGACGCCGACGTGGGTGCTCGACCCCATCGACGGGACGGCGAACTTCCTGCGCGGGGTGCCGGTGTTCGCCACGCTCATCGCGCTCGTCCACGACGGTCGGGTCCTCATCGGCATGGCGAGCGCGCCCGCGATGGGGGAGCGCTGGGACGCCGCCGCCGGCCGGGGCGCCCGTCGCAACGGTCAGCCGGTCGGCGTCTCTGCGGTCGACGCGCTCCGCGACGCGCACGTGCTCCACGGTGGCCTCGACTGGTTCCGCCGATCGCCGGCGCTGTGGAACCTGCTCGGCCGCCTGGCCGACGCCTCCTGGCGCACCCGCGGCTTCGGCGACTTCTGGATGCACCTGCTCGTTGCGGGGGGCATGGCCGATGTGGCCCTCGAGCGCGACCTGAAGGTGTGGGACGTCGCCGCGCTCGAATGCATCGTCACGGAGGCGGGCGGCCGGCTCACCGCCTGGGACGGCGGAAGCGCCCTCGCCGACGCGACGGGGGCGGTGCTCAGCACGAACGGGCTGCTGCACCCGGTCGTCGAGGACCTCCTCGCGGTCGCGACCGGCTCCGCCTAG
- the fabF gene encoding beta-ketoacyl-ACP synthase II, which produces MSAATRTGQPVAVTGLGLVTPAGIGTQASWDGVLAGAPAAATDPVLEGLDVDFSCRVPGFDATELLGRKAARRLDRFTQLAVVAAREAVADAGLDPSTWDGARVGVVLGCGMGGAATWEAQHRRLIERGPGRVSPMLIPMLVPNMVAGQLAMEFGAMGPNLVTATACASGATAIGVARDLLRSGACDIVLTGGTEAGLTPLSIAGFAQMQALSRRRDDPARASRPFDVDRDGFVAAEGAGVLVLERTDHAAGRGARVRANLAGYGASADAHHITAPDPDGRGAALAMRAALADAGVGPDEVTHVNAHGTSTPLNDVAEARTIRRVVGDHVAVTSTKGVTGHPLGAAGAIEAAFSVLTVEHGRIPPTANLDSQDPEIDLDVVAKAPRERAVDVVMSNSFGFGGQNAVLVVTAA; this is translated from the coding sequence TTGAGTGCCGCCACCCGCACAGGACAGCCGGTCGCCGTCACCGGCCTCGGTCTCGTCACGCCCGCCGGCATCGGCACGCAGGCGAGCTGGGACGGCGTGCTCGCCGGTGCCCCGGCCGCCGCGACCGACCCCGTGCTCGAGGGCCTCGACGTCGACTTCTCCTGCCGGGTGCCCGGTTTCGACGCGACGGAGCTGCTCGGGCGCAAGGCCGCCCGCCGTCTCGACCGGTTCACCCAGCTCGCGGTCGTCGCCGCCCGCGAGGCCGTCGCGGACGCCGGGCTCGACCCGTCCACCTGGGACGGTGCCCGGGTGGGCGTCGTGCTCGGCTGCGGCATGGGCGGGGCCGCGACATGGGAGGCGCAGCACCGCCGGCTGATCGAGCGGGGACCGGGACGCGTGTCGCCGATGCTCATCCCCATGCTCGTCCCGAACATGGTCGCCGGCCAGCTCGCGATGGAGTTCGGCGCCATGGGACCGAACCTCGTGACCGCGACGGCGTGCGCGTCCGGCGCCACCGCGATCGGGGTGGCGCGCGACCTGCTGCGCTCGGGCGCGTGCGACATCGTGCTGACGGGGGGCACCGAGGCCGGCCTCACCCCGCTGTCGATCGCCGGCTTCGCGCAGATGCAGGCCCTTTCGCGCCGGCGCGACGACCCGGCGCGCGCGTCCCGACCCTTCGACGTCGACCGTGACGGGTTCGTCGCGGCCGAGGGCGCGGGCGTGCTCGTGCTCGAGCGCACCGACCACGCCGCCGGCCGCGGCGCGCGCGTCCGCGCGAACCTCGCGGGGTACGGCGCATCCGCCGACGCCCACCACATCACCGCGCCCGACCCCGACGGCAGGGGAGCGGCGCTCGCGATGCGCGCCGCACTCGCCGACGCAGGCGTCGGGCCCGACGAGGTGACCCACGTGAACGCCCACGGCACCTCGACCCCGCTGAACGACGTCGCCGAGGCGCGCACGATCCGCCGGGTCGTCGGCGACCACGTGGCGGTCACCTCGACGAAGGGGGTCACCGGCCACCCGCTCGGCGCGGCGGGGGCGATCGAGGCGGCCTTCAGCGTGCTCACCGTCGAACACGGCCGCATCCCACCGACCGCCAACCTCGACAGCCAGGACCCCGAGATCGACCTCGACGTCGTCGCGAAGGCGCCACGGGAGCGGGCCGTGGACGTGGTGATGAGCAACAGCTTCGGCTTCGGAGGGCAGAACGCGGTGCTCGTGGTTACCGCGGCTTGA
- a CDS encoding beta-ketoacyl-ACP synthase III: MTRAVVEGLGTCVPPRVVTNEELAARLDTSDEWVRTRTGIAQRHVADPGTATADLAVEAGARALKSAGGGDVDAVIVATTTPDRVCPSTAPEVAARLGLPQVAAFDVAGACAGFVYGLATGSGLLAVGAASRVLLIGAETMTRMIDPDDRTTAVLFGDGAGAVVLRPASADDEPGSVGPFDLGSDGDLAELLVVPAGGSRRPADAASYAAGDHYLRMDGREVYRQAVRRMVDSSRAVLDRAGLAVTDVDRLVGHQANARILDAVADRLGVPAERRVVNVARYGNTSAASIPLALADLDLEPGQRVLLTAFGAGLTWGSTILTWPDLSAA; encoded by the coding sequence ATGACCCGCGCCGTCGTCGAAGGCCTCGGGACCTGCGTGCCGCCCCGCGTGGTGACGAACGAGGAGCTCGCCGCCCGCCTCGACACGAGCGACGAGTGGGTGCGCACCCGCACCGGGATCGCCCAGCGCCACGTCGCCGACCCCGGGACCGCCACCGCGGACCTGGCCGTGGAGGCCGGGGCGAGGGCGCTGAAGTCCGCCGGTGGGGGCGACGTCGACGCGGTCATCGTGGCCACGACGACGCCCGACCGGGTGTGCCCGTCGACCGCTCCCGAGGTCGCCGCCCGCCTCGGCCTGCCGCAGGTCGCCGCGTTCGACGTCGCGGGCGCCTGCGCGGGGTTCGTCTACGGGCTGGCCACCGGCTCCGGGCTGCTCGCCGTGGGCGCGGCCAGCCGCGTGCTGCTCATCGGCGCGGAGACGATGACCCGCATGATCGACCCCGACGACCGCACGACCGCCGTGCTCTTCGGCGACGGCGCCGGCGCGGTCGTGCTGCGCCCGGCCTCCGCCGACGACGAGCCCGGATCGGTGGGGCCGTTCGACCTCGGCAGCGACGGTGACCTCGCCGAGCTGCTCGTCGTACCTGCCGGCGGTTCCCGCCGCCCCGCCGACGCCGCGTCGTACGCCGCGGGGGACCACTACCTCCGTATGGACGGCCGGGAGGTGTACCGCCAGGCGGTGCGCCGGATGGTCGACTCCTCGCGCGCCGTGCTCGACCGAGCCGGTCTGGCCGTCACCGACGTCGACCGGCTCGTCGGCCACCAGGCCAACGCGCGCATCCTCGACGCCGTCGCCGACCGCCTCGGCGTGCCCGCGGAGCGCCGGGTGGTCAACGTCGCCCGCTACGGCAACACCTCCGCCGCCTCGATCCCCCTGGCCCTCGCCGACCTCGACCTCGAACCCGGGCAGCGCGTGCTGCTCACCGCGTTCGGGGCCGGTCTCACCTGGGGATCCACCATCCTCACCTGGCCGGACCTGTCTGCTGCATAA
- a CDS encoding ABC transporter substrate-binding protein — protein sequence MTTRWRHRLALATTTLMLLAACGAQDDPVTEDRDTETDDTTVGDGGDGTLLLGYVLPETGDLQFLGPPMIAGTEMAVADINAAGGVLGRDVELLTGDEAGDTAVASEAAQQHLASGVDAVIGAAASAMTLAIIDAITGAEVVQCSPSNTTPTLTAYDDGGYFFRTAPTDVLQGPVLAETIVADGHTRVALLARSDDYGQGLAESTSEALAEQGAEVVAEVIYDPGATTFDPEVGEALAPDPDAVVIIGFEESAQILQVLIEQGRGPGDFPVYGGESLRSTDLPAKVDPNDPEVLSGLKGTAPTSDAEQEFIDRLRTFRDVPDTLFAAESYDCVIIVALAAQAAGTDDPSVFVDEMVAVTRDGTSCASFEECAALLEEGEDIAYAGVSGMGELNDAGEPSRGLYEVWEFVGAEIETLDEIESRL from the coding sequence ATGACGACGAGGTGGAGGCACCGACTGGCCCTGGCGACCACGACGCTCATGCTTCTCGCGGCGTGCGGCGCGCAGGACGACCCCGTGACCGAGGACCGCGACACGGAGACGGACGACACCACCGTCGGCGACGGCGGCGACGGGACGCTGCTCCTCGGCTACGTCCTCCCCGAGACGGGTGACCTGCAGTTCCTCGGGCCGCCCATGATCGCCGGCACGGAGATGGCGGTGGCCGACATCAACGCCGCCGGAGGGGTGCTCGGCCGTGACGTCGAGCTGCTGACCGGCGACGAGGCGGGCGACACCGCCGTCGCGAGCGAAGCGGCCCAGCAGCACCTCGCGAGCGGGGTGGACGCGGTCATCGGGGCGGCGGCGTCCGCCATGACCCTCGCGATCATCGACGCGATCACCGGCGCGGAGGTCGTCCAGTGCTCGCCGTCGAACACGACCCCGACCCTGACGGCCTACGACGACGGCGGCTACTTCTTCCGTACCGCGCCGACGGACGTGCTCCAGGGTCCGGTGCTCGCCGAGACCATCGTCGCCGACGGTCACACCCGGGTGGCGTTGCTCGCACGGTCCGACGACTACGGCCAGGGGCTCGCGGAGTCGACCTCGGAGGCGCTGGCCGAGCAGGGCGCCGAAGTCGTCGCCGAGGTCATCTACGACCCAGGGGCCACGACCTTCGACCCGGAGGTCGGCGAGGCGCTCGCCCCCGATCCCGACGCCGTCGTCATCATCGGCTTCGAGGAGTCCGCCCAGATCCTCCAGGTGCTCATCGAGCAGGGAAGGGGCCCTGGCGACTTCCCCGTGTACGGCGGTGAGAGCCTGCGCTCCACCGACCTGCCCGCCAAGGTCGACCCGAACGACCCGGAGGTGCTGAGCGGGTTGAAGGGCACCGCGCCCACGTCGGACGCCGAGCAGGAGTTCATCGACCGCCTGCGCACGTTCCGCGACGTCCCCGACACCCTGTTCGCCGCCGAGTCCTACGACTGCGTTATCATCGTCGCCCTCGCCGCCCAGGCCGCCGGCACCGACGACCCGTCGGTGTTCGTCGACGAGATGGTCGCGGTGACCCGTGACGGGACGTCGTGCGCGAGCTTCGAGGAGTGTGCCGCCCTCCTCGAGGAGGGCGAGGACATCGCCTACGCCGGCGTGAGCGGCATGGGCGAGCTGAACGACGCCGGCGAGCCCTCCCGGGGTCTCTACGAGGTCTGGGAGTTCGTCGGCGCCGAGATCGAGACCCTCGACGAGATCGAGTCCCGCCTGTAG
- a CDS encoding DUF4193 family protein — translation MSTAEFDDEVELDEELDDDVDLAELPIDDEAVDDLDDDAASIEDEELDAGEEAEELDDEDEDDELDADEDDDEDLDDDDLDDDDAGEESLDVLLARDKVLDDDDLGRFADDSRDGLSVRPALVGAGEFTCRSCFLVKRRAQLADETRLFCFDCA, via the coding sequence GTGTCCACCGCTGAGTTCGACGACGAAGTAGAGCTCGACGAAGAGCTCGACGACGACGTCGACCTGGCCGAGCTGCCCATCGACGACGAGGCAGTCGACGACCTCGACGACGACGCCGCGTCGATCGAGGACGAGGAGCTCGACGCGGGTGAGGAGGCCGAGGAGCTCGACGACGAAGACGAGGACGACGAGCTCGACGCCGACGAGGACGACGACGAGGACCTCGACGACGACGACCTCGACGACGACGACGCGGGCGAGGAGTCGCTCGACGTCCTGCTCGCTCGGGACAAGGTCCTCGACGACGACGACCTCGGACGCTTCGCCGACGACTCGCGTGACGGGCTGAGCGTGCGACCTGCCCTCGTCGGAGCCGGAGAGTTCACGTGTCGATCGTGCTTCCTCGTCAAACGTCGGGCGCAGCTGGCCGACGAGACGCGGCTGTTCTGCTTCGACTGCGCCTGA